From the genome of Streptomyces sp. JH34:
CGCCCGGGAGGCCGTACGTCTGTTCGCCGACCGTGGTGTGGCCGCGACGACCGCCGACGAGATCGCGGCCGCCGCGGGGATCTCCCAGCGGACCCTGTGGCGCTACACCTCCTCCAAGGAGCTCTGCGTCCGACCGCTGCTGACCCACGCGCTCGACTTCGTCACCGCTCTGATGCGGTCGTGGCCGCGCGACCGGCCACTGGCGGAGGCCGTCGCCGGAACGCCGTCGTCGCTCACCGACACCTCGGCGGACACCGACGCGGAGGCCCTGCGCGACCTGGTCCGGCTCACCCGCACGGAGCCCGGCCTGCGCGCCGTGTGGCTCCAGGTGCACCATGACGCGGAGATGGTCTTCGCCGAGGTCTTCGCCGAGCGGACCGGACACGGGCCGGATGATCTCGAACCACGGGTGCAGGCGACCCTCCTCAACGGCGCGCTCCGCGTCGGGGTCGAGCAATGGGCGTGGAGTGCGGCCCCGCACCCCGTTCCCCTGACCCGCACGATCCACCGGGCGCTCGACATCGCCCGGTCGGGGCTGTCCGACTGAGCGGTGGAGCCCGCACGGGACCCGGGGCTCCCGACGTGTCCGGTCGCGCCGCCCGTCGTTGACCAGGGCATGAACCTGCGGACCGTGTCCCTCGCGCTCGTCGTCCTGCTGAGTACGGCCGGCTGTGTCTCCGTCCGGTCCGAGGCGCGGAAGCCCGAACCCGCGGTCTCCGGGCATCCGGGGAACACCCCTGCCGTGCAGGCGTCCACGCCGCCCGCGGCGCCCCCGGCCGTCCATGACGCGCTGGGGAAGGCGGAGGAGGCGGCGGAGCGCACCGGTGGGAAGAAGCGGAGGAAGGGGGCGGGTGCGGGTGGTCCTGCCGGGCCGGCGGCCGTCGTGGCGCCGCCGCCCCGCGCCGAGGCACGGAACCAGCCACGACGCGCGATGCCCGTTCGCCCCCAGCCGCCGCGCCGCGCGCACGTGCCCCGCCCGCCCCGGCCGCGGCACACCTACGACATGCGCAGCGTCTGCGCGACGGGCCGGGGGGTCGCGTCCGCCGAGGTCGTCGACCTGTGCCGGACCACGTACGGCCGCTGACGGAGCGCAGGGCTGCCCCGGGCGGTGGGGCACCTCGCGTCCCGGGTGGCTCTCGCGCGGCGCGACGCCTGGCGCCCGAGGTGGCCATTGGCAGCGTTCTGGCCCATGAAAACAGTAATCGGATGTACCAATGGCTCAGTGCATCAGTCGTCTGTTGAGCCAGACGCCGGTGCCATGGTGTGATGGCACTGTCGATGGCGCCGCGGATTCCGTGGCGCCCTTTTTCATGTGAAGGGGCGGGAAGCTGTGCTGAAGAGGGCGTTCGTGGCACCGGATCCGGGACGGCTGCGGCTGCGCCACGCGACCAGGGCCGTCCTCGGTATCGGACTGGCCGTGGCCGCGTGCGGCCTGGCCGGGCACACGCTCGTCGGTGCCGTCACCGGCGGCCTCGCGGCGCTGCTGGCCCTCTTCACGGTGACCGACCCCACTGTGCGCGGGCAGGCGGTCACGACAGCCCTGCTGCCCGTGGTGGGGCTCCCCGTCCTCGCTCTGGCCGCCGTACTGCACGACCTTCCCGTCGCGCGCGATCTGGCCTTCCTCGCGGTCATGGGGGCGGGTGTCTACGCCAGGCGCTGGGGGCCGCGCGGTCACTCGCTCGGAGTGTTCGCCTTCATGGCGTTCTTCATCACGCAGTTCCTCCACACCCTGCCGGGCCAGCTGCCCGAGTTGTACGCCGCCGTCCTGCTCTCGCTGCTCACCGCGTCCGCCGTTCGCTTCGGGCTCTGGTGCTACGAGCGGCGGCTGCCCGCCGCCCCGGCCCTCGCGCCGGTGGCCGCGCGGGGACTGGCCCGGGCGACCACCAGGCAGGCGGTCCAGGCGGCGGTCGGAGGGGCCCTCGCGCTGCTCGCCGGCCAGTTCCTCTCCGGGGAGCGCTGGTACTGGGCCGTGGGTGCCACCTGGTGGGTCTTCGTCAACACCACGTCGCGCGGCGAGACCCTGGTCCGCGGATTCCGCCGCGTGCTGGGGACTCTGGCGGGCATCCCCGTCGGGCTGCTCGTCATCGCTCCGCTGCACGGCTCGGCCCTGCCCTCCGCGGTGCTCGTGGCGCTCGGTGTCTTCGGGATCTTCTACACCGCGGCCGTCTCGTACACCTGGATGATGTTCTCGGTGACGGTCCTGGCGGGGACGCTCTACGGACTGCTCGGCGTCCTCGACCCCGCGTTGCTCGCGCTGCGCCTCGTGGAGACCGGCGTCGGCGCGCTCGGCGCGACGGTGGCCGTGCTCCTCGTCCTGCCGGTCACCACCCACGCCACGACCGACGCCTGGATCCAGCGCGCCCTTCGCTGCGTGCACACCTGCACCGCCGAGGCCGCCGCGCGGCTCGCCGGCTCGGCGACCGCGGACCCCGCTCCGCGTGTCGCCGAACTGGAGGCGCTCCTCGGCCGGGTACGGCTGTCGCTCGGTCCGCTCGTGCATCCGCTGAGCCCGTTCCGCGCCCGCAGGGCCCGGGCAGGGCAGGTGCTCGCGCTGCTCGACGTCTGCGTACGGGAGGTACGCGGGCTCGCCTCCGTCGCGGCGGACCCTGAGGCGTCGCACGACGCCCGTCTGGCCGCTGCCTGCTGGCGCGTGGAAGCGTCGGTGGAGGCGCTGACGTCGCGGGTGCGGAGGTACCGTGCGGCGGCGGCCGTCGACACGGTCCTTCCGCACGTGCATGTAGCCGAACCCGCGCTGGCCCATCTCCACAGCCTGGAAAGGGCACTCGCGGAGCTCGCCGCACCCCTCCACAGCTCCCCGCGCGCTCCGCTCATCGGCGCCTGACCCCGGCCGTCCTTTCCGGTCAGGGCCGGGAACCGCTGCCTGCTACCGTCGGCCGGGAAGATCGGGACGGACGTGAAGAGGGGTAGCGCGATGAGCGCCGACCACGCACAGCGGGCATTCATAGGATCGTTCACCTCGGCGGGCGGCCGCGGCATCACCGTCGCCGCCGTGGACCGTGACACGGGCGCGCTCACCCTCCTCGCCTCCACGGACGCCGTGGCCGATCCGTCCTTCCTCGCGGTCGGCCGCGCCCCGGGAACGGACGACATCGTGCTCTACACGGTCAGTGAGACCTCGGACGGTGCCGCCGCGGCGTTCGGCGTGGACGACGACGGCACTCCGCGGCTGATCGGCGAGGTACGGCCGGTCGGCGGGAGCAGCCCCACGCATCTGTCCCTCGTCGCGGGGCACCTGCTCACGGCCAACTACGGTTCCGGCAGCGTCAGCGTGCTGCCCGTACAGGACGACGGAGCACCCGGTCCTGCCGCCGGTCCGCTCACACACGAGGGCAGCGGCCCCGACGAGGGGCGCCAGTCGGGTCCGCACGCGCACCAGGTCCTGGCCGACCCCTCGGGGAGGTGGGTGCTGAGCGTGGACCTCGGCACGGACTCCGTACGTGTCTGCGCCCTCGACCCCGCCGACGGCTCCCTGCGGCTGCACGCCGAGACGGCTCTGCGGCCGGGCACCGGACCGCGCCATCTCGCGTTTCACCCGGCCGGGGGACACCTGTACGTCCTGAACGAGCTGGAACCGACCCTCACCGTGTGCCGCTGGGACGCCGCCGCCGGGGTACTCGAACCGCTCGGCGAGACACCGGTGCTGCCGCACGACCACGACGAGGGCGGCGCCGTGCGCACGTACCCGTCGGAGGTCGTGGTCTCGCACGACGGCCGGTTCCTGTGGACCGCCAATCGCGGGCACGACAGCATCTCGGTCCTGACCCTCGACGAGACGGCCGAGAGGCCCGTCCTGGCGGCGGCCGTGGGCTGCGGTGGACGCCGGCCCCGCGACCTCACGCTCGACCCCACCGGACAGTGGCTGTACGCCGCCAACGAGCACTCCGGGAACGTCAGCTGGTTCGCCGTGGACGCGGAGACGGGCATCCCGGCCCACACGGGATCCGTCGAGGTCCCGGCCGCCTCCTGCGTGGTCTTCGCCTGACGGCCTCCCCCGCGCGACCGGGTGCCGGTACGCCGACGGGGCGCGGACAGGTTCTGCCTGTCCGCGCCCCGTCGCCGTCCGGGCGGATGTGCGGCGCGCGTCAGTGCGCCTGGGCGCCCTGCGGCGTCGCCGGGGTGATCCCCAGAGTCGTCGCGTACAGCGAGAGGACGAGCTTGCCGATGGCCGGGTAGGCGCCGAGCGGCTCGGCGGTCGCGCAGCCGGCCTCCTTGGCCGCGGCGTCCAGCAGCCCCGGGTCGATCTCCGGGCCCACCAGGTACGGCGCGAGCGCGAGCTGCACGGAGCCGGAGTTCTGGAGCTGTGCAGCGATCGAGGCGACCGAGCCCTCCACGTCCAGGGCCGCGGCCATGACCGGCACGGCGAGACGGGCGGCCAGCAGCATTCCCGTGATCCCGGCGGCCTGCACGGCCTCCTCGCCGCCCACCGTGGCCAGCACGATGCCGTCGGCCGCGGTCGCCACGGTGAAGAGCCTCGCGCGGTCGGCGCGGGCCAGACCGGCCTCCGAGAGGCGTACGTGCAGCGCTTCGGCGAGCAGCGGGTGCGGACCCAGCACATCGGTCAGCTCGGCCTGGGTGCCGCTGTCCATGACCGCCTGCCGTATGCGCCGGACCATGGCGCTGTCCGGGCCGGCGAGCAGCGGCACCACGACGGCGGACGGGCCCGAGGGCTCGGCGACCTCGCGGCCCGCGGCGGTGGCCTGCTCGTAGCGCGCGGTGCGCTCGGCGGCGGCGTGGGTCAGTACGGAGGAAAGGGTGGGATATTCGGCGTCGTCGCCGTCGAGGTAGCCGATCTGCGCATTCAGACCGGGCAGCTCGGAACGGGCGATGCTGATCACTTCCTCGGCCAGGCTGCGCGAGGCCGGGGAAGGGGTACCGGGAAGGGCGAGAACGAGCGCGGCAGCGCCCTCAGGTGCGACCACGGGCTCCGGGCGGCGGTGCCGTCCGGACTGGCGAGGTCGCGGCATTCGTACAGGCAGGCCGGAAGCGGGCCCAGTGGGGGTGCTCATGGCGCCGCATGCTACTGGTTTTGGGTGTCCCTCTGTTCGGGGAGGGGGCGGTCAGGCGTTATCTGTCCGTATATGTCTGTTGAGCGGCATAGCGGGTGACTGACCTGCTCTGTCCCGACAGCCGATCGGTCGAATCGCCTAGGTTACTCCCGGTACGAACAGCAGCTGCGGGTGGGACGGCAGCCGCAGCCCCGGGCCGGCGAGGCTCCGGGCGATCTCCAGGGCCCCGTGCAGCGGGTCGCCCTCCGCGGGGACCACACGCGCCTGCGGGACCTGCCGGGCCAGCTCCCTGTGCAACGGCTCGAGAAGAGGCGCGCCCATGCGGAACAGCCCACCGGTCAGAGCGATGTCGTAGCCGCCGGGACGGGAGCCGGTGGGGCGGGGGCACACCGCGGCCGCCGCCTCGGCGACATGCCCGGCGGCCTCCCGCAGGATCCGCGCCGCGACCTCGTCGTCGGCGGCGCAGGCCCCGACCTCCGGGGCGAAGGAGGCCAGCAGCGCGGGGCGGTCCGTACGCGGATAGAGGAGGCCCGGCAGACCGGTGGCCGGGCCGAAGGTTTCCTCGAGCCGGGCCAGCAACGCCGGCGAACCGCCGCGCCGTCCGTCGTGGGCCCGCATCGCGGCATCGAGCCCCGCCCGGCCGATCCAGGCGCCGCCTCCGCTGTCGCCCAGAAGATGCCCCCAGCCGTCGGCCCTGCGCCACGACGTCAGGTCGGTGCCGAGCGCGATCATGCCCGTGCCGCCCGCGACGACCGCTCCGGGCCGTCCGCCCAGGGCGCCGGCGTACGCGGTCACCGCGTCGGCGGCCAGAGCCACCCGGTGTACACCCAGGGAGTCGGCGAGGGCCTGCGGCAGCACGGCCCGCAACTGGCCGCCGAGGGTCGCCATTCCGGCCGCTCCGACGGCCGCGGCGGCGACGGCCGCCCCGGGGCCCGCCTGTTCCAGCAGCCTGCCGACGGCCGGCAGCACCTGCTCCAGCAGATGTCCGGCGTCGATGCCGGCCGCACCCGTCCGTACCGGCTCGGCGCAGACGGCGGTGAAAGCCGCGTGTCCCGTGTCCGCCGGTGCGAGGGCCACGCGCAGCCCGGAGCCACCCGAGTCGACGCCGAGGACGAACCTGCCGGCGCTCACGGAAGCCGCCGCCAGGCTCGGTCACCGCACGTCTCGGACACCGCTGTCGGCCGACGAACGCCTGCGCGCCTCATGCATGCTCTCCGGGGGAGTGGAGGACTGACGACGACCGGCACCCTACCGCTCGGTGCCACCCTGGAGGGACGGCATGATCACTCGGAGCCGTGTGGGCCGGTAGAGTGACGCCTGTGGCAGCGCGACCGTTGAACGAACTTGTGGAGCCCGGCTGGGCGAAGGCGTTGGAGCCCGTGGCGGGCCGCATCGCCGAGATGGGCAACTTCCTCCGTGCGGAGATCGGAGCGGGCCGCACCTATCTCCCGGCGGGGAAGAACGTGCTGCGCGCCTTCCAGCAGCCCTTCGACGACGTACGCGTCCTGATCGTGGGTC
Proteins encoded in this window:
- a CDS encoding TetR/AcrR family transcriptional regulator — translated: MQAGGVREPAPGAVGASAADGAAAGEGSRPGRPPLTERRKAATRLEIAREAVRLFADRGVAATTADEIAAAAGISQRTLWRYTSSKELCVRPLLTHALDFVTALMRSWPRDRPLAEAVAGTPSSLTDTSADTDAEALRDLVRLTRTEPGLRAVWLQVHHDAEMVFAEVFAERTGHGPDDLEPRVQATLLNGALRVGVEQWAWSAAPHPVPLTRTIHRALDIARSGLSD
- a CDS encoding FUSC family protein gives rise to the protein MLKRAFVAPDPGRLRLRHATRAVLGIGLAVAACGLAGHTLVGAVTGGLAALLALFTVTDPTVRGQAVTTALLPVVGLPVLALAAVLHDLPVARDLAFLAVMGAGVYARRWGPRGHSLGVFAFMAFFITQFLHTLPGQLPELYAAVLLSLLTASAVRFGLWCYERRLPAAPALAPVAARGLARATTRQAVQAAVGGALALLAGQFLSGERWYWAVGATWWVFVNTTSRGETLVRGFRRVLGTLAGIPVGLLVIAPLHGSALPSAVLVALGVFGIFYTAAVSYTWMMFSVTVLAGTLYGLLGVLDPALLALRLVETGVGALGATVAVLLVLPVTTHATTDAWIQRALRCVHTCTAEAAARLAGSATADPAPRVAELEALLGRVRLSLGPLVHPLSPFRARRARAGQVLALLDVCVREVRGLASVAADPEASHDARLAAACWRVEASVEALTSRVRRYRAAAAVDTVLPHVHVAEPALAHLHSLERALAELAAPLHSSPRAPLIGA
- a CDS encoding lactonase family protein, with the protein product MSADHAQRAFIGSFTSAGGRGITVAAVDRDTGALTLLASTDAVADPSFLAVGRAPGTDDIVLYTVSETSDGAAAAFGVDDDGTPRLIGEVRPVGGSSPTHLSLVAGHLLTANYGSGSVSVLPVQDDGAPGPAAGPLTHEGSGPDEGRQSGPHAHQVLADPSGRWVLSVDLGTDSVRVCALDPADGSLRLHAETALRPGTGPRHLAFHPAGGHLYVLNELEPTLTVCRWDAAAGVLEPLGETPVLPHDHDEGGAVRTYPSEVVVSHDGRFLWTANRGHDSISVLTLDETAERPVLAAAVGCGGRRPRDLTLDPTGQWLYAANEHSGNVSWFAVDAETGIPAHTGSVEVPAASCVVFA
- a CDS encoding BadF/BadG/BcrA/BcrD ATPase family protein, which gives rise to MSAGRFVLGVDSGGSGLRVALAPADTGHAAFTAVCAEPVRTGAAGIDAGHLLEQVLPAVGRLLEQAGPGAAVAAAAVGAAGMATLGGQLRAVLPQALADSLGVHRVALAADAVTAYAGALGGRPGAVVAGGTGMIALGTDLTSWRRADGWGHLLGDSGGGAWIGRAGLDAAMRAHDGRRGGSPALLARLEETFGPATGLPGLLYPRTDRPALLASFAPEVGACAADDEVAARILREAAGHVAEAAAAVCPRPTGSRPGGYDIALTGGLFRMGAPLLEPLHRELARQVPQARVVPAEGDPLHGALEIARSLAGPGLRLPSHPQLLFVPGVT